One genomic window of Columba livia isolate bColLiv1 breed racing homer chromosome 9, bColLiv1.pat.W.v2, whole genome shotgun sequence includes the following:
- the LOC102093719 gene encoding glucose-dependent insulinotropic receptor — translation MVNLLYVVLRSLLSCLIPPANLLVMVAVCQLLRKQPGPSYVYILNLATADLLVGVTCFTEALGDVLHSFDQSELLCLLRVAVSMTPCIGSILTLLLISLDRYLAVMLPLSYPTLLKKTPVVLSLVALWTLSFFFGHLPLILPSLQRGNYTGYCGLLYVAKSEYLYVICFGIFGPSLLALLCLHVWVGSIASLQHRRLWHGGARARPPRLRRCKALRTVLIVLMGFSLSWGPYLVGGTVQAACSSCNLSGPLEDALFLLGETNSLINPLIYALHCRDIRSHLAKLLGCRTQGQVKPPASNVRTVGSWGRSQTEASSS, via the coding sequence ATGGTGAACCTCCTGTACGTGGTGCTGCGCTCCCTCCTGAGCTGCCTCATCCCCCCGGCCAACCTGCTGGTGATGGTGGCGGTCTGCCAGCTGCTGAGGAAGCAGCCGGGCCCCAGCTACGTCTACATCCTCAACCTGGCCACCGCCGACCTGCTGGTGGGCGTGACGTGCTTCACCGAGGCGCTGGGCGACGTCCTCCACAGTTTTGACCAGAGCGAGTTGCTCTGCCTCCTGCGCGTGGCCGTGAGCATGACGCCTTGCATCGGCTCCATCCTGACCCTGCTCCTCATCTCCCTGGACAGGTACCTGGCGGTGATGCTGCCTCTCTCCTACCCCACCCTCCTGAAGAAAACACCCGTGGTCCTCTCCCTCGTTGCCCTCTGGACGCTCTCCTTCTTTTTTGGGCACTTGCCTCTGATCCTGCCCTCTCTCCAGCGTGGCAACTACACGGGTTATTGTGGGCTCCTGTACGTGGCCAAGAGCGAGTACCTCTACGTGATCTGCTTTGGCATCTTTGGCCCGTCCCTGCTGGCGCTGCTCTGCCTGCACGTCTGGGTGGGCAGCATtgcctccctgcagcacaggcGGCTCTGGCACGGCGGCGCCCGGGCACGGCccccccgcctgcgccgctGCAAGGCCCTGCGCACTGTGCTCATCGTCCTCATGGGCTTCAGCCTCTCCTGGGGCCCCTACCTGGTGGGAGGCACCGTGCAGGCcgcctgcagctcctgcaacCTGTCCGGCCCGCTCGAGGACGCTTTGTTCTTGCTGGGCGAGACCAACTCCCTCATCAACCCCCTCATCTACGCCCTGCACTGCAGAGACATCCGGAGCCACCTCGCAAagctgctggggtgcaggacCCAGGGCCAGGTGAAGCCTCCAGCCTCGAACGTGCGAACTGTTGGGAGCTGGGGTCGGAGCCAGACTGAAGCCTCCAGTTCCTGA
- the ERICH6 gene encoding glutamate-rich protein 6 isoform X3 has protein sequence MQRDLQPRQHNCRQAPPTVHKGEMDTLGSAEPTAMQELPGVSVSMQTEASWLREHACGISSLSEEFSSLDVLCAMEFKEEFVTLFKKSLRTLPSVGLPTLLAYRPESLRGSVRTEAEEDAAPRCEFCGSPLRPFPPFEDVFPPPQDRAWTFCCERSRDLYEFIVVERRSGERARSVPSATGAPDAAAPDAVTPHEPHGTEADRRLSKDRAYQRQQERRMARQLAARAAGPGRSRPEGPGPAGTISYLLSQEPPAPRGWTLLPGDGAAEPAQELQPDSVTCCDFSLVGGKVVKNELLEKYYKHGGKFLTVLPDGTAQLFYPSGNLAIIVVREKNQLICIVQEDKPSNGEIQAVFSSSGRSTCYHPNGSVWVNTSVQGGQHLDRTGGRVRRWMWPHSVTSPGPQVPLSPTFLSLNRHVGVRILGQDKITVSFLAMGQQAKFNVGTRVQVGDGGRPPPPAQLGEDELLLLAFRVRILRLFDRLRGCLSFPSNEQWDKIKPPAYLITQTLKILQLCTTSDVSDELRSSVRAIVNAQV, from the exons ATGCAGCGGGACCTTCAGCCACGGCAGCACAACTGCCGTCAAGCCCCACCTACTGTACATAAAgg GGAAATGGACACACTGGGCAGCGCAGAGCCCACAGCGATGCAGGAGCTGCCCGGAGTTTCGGTGTCAATGCAGACAGAAGCGAGCTGGCTTCGGGAACACGCCTGCGGAATATCAT CCCTGTCAGAAGAGTTCAGCAGCTTAGATGTTCTGTGTGCGATGGAG TTCAAAGAAGAGTTTGTGACGCTGTTCAAGAAGTCGCTGCGCACGCTCCCGTCCGTCGGGCTCCCGACCCTCCTGGCCTACAGACCCGAGTCGTTGCGGGGCAGCGTACGGACTGAG GCAGAGGAGGACGCTGCCCCGCGGTGCGAGTTCTGCGGCAGCCCGCTGAGGCCGTTCCCCCCGTTCGAAGACGTCTTCCCGCCGCCGCAGGACCGGGCATGG ACCTTCTGCTGCGAGCGCAGCCGGGACCTCTACGAGTTCATTGTGGTGGAGCGGAGGAGCGGCGAGCGCGCCCGCAGCGTCCCCAGCGCCACCGGCGCCCCCGACGCCGCCGCCCCCGACGCTGTCACCCCCCACGAGCCCCACGGCACCGAGGCCGACAGGCGGCTGTCGAAGGACAGGGCGTACCAGAG gcagcaggagcggCGCATGGCCAGGCAGCTGGcggcgcgggcggcggggcccggcagGAGCCGGCCCGAGG GTCCGGGCCCGGCTGGCACCATCTCCTACCTGCTGTCCCAGGAGCCGCCGGCGCCGCGGGGCTGGACGCTGCTGCCCGGCGACGGAGCCGCCGAGCCcgcgcaggagctgcagcccgACAGCGTCACCTGCTGCGACTTCAGCCTCGTGGGAGGGAAG GTGGTGAAGAACGAACTGTTGGAAAAATACTACAAACATGGAGGGAAATTCCTCACCGTGCTTCCCGATGGAACAGCGCAGCTGTT CTATCCATCTGGGAACCTGGCCATCATCGTCGTGCGAGAGAAAAACCAGCTTATTTGCATAGTACAGGAAGACAAGCCGAGTAACGGTGAAATACAAGCGGTGTTCAGCTCCAGCGGCAGAAGTACCTGCTACCACCCGAACGGATCCGTGTG GGTTAACACGAGCGTGCAGGGGGGGCAGCACTTGGACCGAACAGGCGGCAGGGTGAGACGGTGGATGTGGCCACACAGCGTCACGTCcccaggaccccaggtcccGCTGAGCCCCACCTTCCTCTCCCTGAACCGGCACGTGGGCGTCCGGATCCTGGGCCAGGACAAGATCACCGTGTCCTTCCTCGCCATGGGCCAACAAGCAAAATTCAATGTGGGAACCAGAGTGCAG GTTGGCGACGGGGGCCGGCCGCCTCCCCCGGCCCAGCTGGGCGAAGAcgagctcctgctgctggccttcAGGGTGAGGATCCTGCGGCTCTTCGACAGGCTGCGGGGGTGCTTAAGCTTTCCTTCTAACGAGCAATGGGACAAAATCAAGCCTCCAGCCTACCTTATCACACAGACCTTAAAGATCTTACAGCTTTGCACAACTTCGGATGTAAGCGATGAGCTGCGCAGCTCGGTCAGGGCGATAGTAAATGCTCAAGTCTGA
- the ERICH6 gene encoding glutamate-rich protein 6 isoform X4: MEFKEEFVTLFKKSLRTLPSVGLPTLLAYRPESLRGSVRTEAEEDAAPRCEFCGSPLRPFPPFEDVFPPPQDRAWVSRVGLAGLPGGLRPRHRSPAFQTFCCERSRDLYEFIVVERRSGERARSVPSATGAPDAAAPDAVTPHEPHGTEADRRLSKDRAYQRQQERRMARQLAARAAGPGRSRPEGPGPAGTISYLLSQEPPAPRGWTLLPGDGAAEPAQELQPDSVTCCDFSLVGGKVVKNELLEKYYKHGGKFLTVLPDGTAQLFYPSGNLAIIVVREKNQLICIVQEDKPSNGEIQAVFSSSGRSTCYHPNGSVWVNTSVQGGQHLDRTGGRVRRWMWPHSVTSPGPQVPLSPTFLSLNRHVGVRILGQDKITVSFLAMGQQAKFNVGTRVQVGDGGRPPPPAQLGEDELLLLAFRVRILRLFDRLRGCLSFPSNEQWDKIKPPAYLITQTLKILQLCTTSDVSDELRSSVRAIVNAQV, encoded by the exons ATGGAG TTCAAAGAAGAGTTTGTGACGCTGTTCAAGAAGTCGCTGCGCACGCTCCCGTCCGTCGGGCTCCCGACCCTCCTGGCCTACAGACCCGAGTCGTTGCGGGGCAGCGTACGGACTGAG GCAGAGGAGGACGCTGCCCCGCGGTGCGAGTTCTGCGGCAGCCCGCTGAGGCCGTTCCCCCCGTTCGAAGACGTCTTCCCGCCGCCGCAGGACCGGGCATGGGTGAGCCGGGTGGGCCTGGCGGGCTTGCCGGGGGGGCTGCGCCCGCGgcaccgctctcctgccttccagACCTTCTGCTGCGAGCGCAGCCGGGACCTCTACGAGTTCATTGTGGTGGAGCGGAGGAGCGGCGAGCGCGCCCGCAGCGTCCCCAGCGCCACCGGCGCCCCCGACGCCGCCGCCCCCGACGCTGTCACCCCCCACGAGCCCCACGGCACCGAGGCCGACAGGCGGCTGTCGAAGGACAGGGCGTACCAGAG gcagcaggagcggCGCATGGCCAGGCAGCTGGcggcgcgggcggcggggcccggcagGAGCCGGCCCGAGG GTCCGGGCCCGGCTGGCACCATCTCCTACCTGCTGTCCCAGGAGCCGCCGGCGCCGCGGGGCTGGACGCTGCTGCCCGGCGACGGAGCCGCCGAGCCcgcgcaggagctgcagcccgACAGCGTCACCTGCTGCGACTTCAGCCTCGTGGGAGGGAAG GTGGTGAAGAACGAACTGTTGGAAAAATACTACAAACATGGAGGGAAATTCCTCACCGTGCTTCCCGATGGAACAGCGCAGCTGTT CTATCCATCTGGGAACCTGGCCATCATCGTCGTGCGAGAGAAAAACCAGCTTATTTGCATAGTACAGGAAGACAAGCCGAGTAACGGTGAAATACAAGCGGTGTTCAGCTCCAGCGGCAGAAGTACCTGCTACCACCCGAACGGATCCGTGTG GGTTAACACGAGCGTGCAGGGGGGGCAGCACTTGGACCGAACAGGCGGCAGGGTGAGACGGTGGATGTGGCCACACAGCGTCACGTCcccaggaccccaggtcccGCTGAGCCCCACCTTCCTCTCCCTGAACCGGCACGTGGGCGTCCGGATCCTGGGCCAGGACAAGATCACCGTGTCCTTCCTCGCCATGGGCCAACAAGCAAAATTCAATGTGGGAACCAGAGTGCAG GTTGGCGACGGGGGCCGGCCGCCTCCCCCGGCCCAGCTGGGCGAAGAcgagctcctgctgctggccttcAGGGTGAGGATCCTGCGGCTCTTCGACAGGCTGCGGGGGTGCTTAAGCTTTCCTTCTAACGAGCAATGGGACAAAATCAAGCCTCCAGCCTACCTTATCACACAGACCTTAAAGATCTTACAGCTTTGCACAACTTCGGATGTAAGCGATGAGCTGCGCAGCTCGGTCAGGGCGATAGTAAATGCTCAAGTCTGA
- the ERICH6 gene encoding glutamate-rich protein 6 isoform X1, giving the protein MQRDLQPRQHNCRQAPPTVHKGEMDTLGSAEPTAMQELPGVSVSMQTEASWLREHACGISSLSEEFSSLDVLCAMEFKEEFVTLFKKSLRTLPSVGLPTLLAYRPESLRGSVRTEAEEDAAPRCEFCGSPLRPFPPFEDVFPPPQDRAWVSRVGLAGLPGGLRPRHRSPAFQTFCCERSRDLYEFIVVERRSGERARSVPSATGAPDAAAPDAVTPHEPHGTEADRRLSKDRAYQRQQERRMARQLAARAAGPGRSRPEGPGPAGTISYLLSQEPPAPRGWTLLPGDGAAEPAQELQPDSVTCCDFSLVGGKVVKNELLEKYYKHGGKFLTVLPDGTAQLFYPSGNLAIIVVREKNQLICIVQEDKPSNGEIQAVFSSSGRSTCYHPNGSVWVNTSVQGGQHLDRTGGRVRRWMWPHSVTSPGPQVPLSPTFLSLNRHVGVRILGQDKITVSFLAMGQQAKFNVGTRVQVGDGGRPPPPAQLGEDELLLLAFRVRILRLFDRLRGCLSFPSNEQWDKIKPPAYLITQTLKILQLCTTSDVSDELRSSVRAIVNAQV; this is encoded by the exons ATGCAGCGGGACCTTCAGCCACGGCAGCACAACTGCCGTCAAGCCCCACCTACTGTACATAAAgg GGAAATGGACACACTGGGCAGCGCAGAGCCCACAGCGATGCAGGAGCTGCCCGGAGTTTCGGTGTCAATGCAGACAGAAGCGAGCTGGCTTCGGGAACACGCCTGCGGAATATCAT CCCTGTCAGAAGAGTTCAGCAGCTTAGATGTTCTGTGTGCGATGGAG TTCAAAGAAGAGTTTGTGACGCTGTTCAAGAAGTCGCTGCGCACGCTCCCGTCCGTCGGGCTCCCGACCCTCCTGGCCTACAGACCCGAGTCGTTGCGGGGCAGCGTACGGACTGAG GCAGAGGAGGACGCTGCCCCGCGGTGCGAGTTCTGCGGCAGCCCGCTGAGGCCGTTCCCCCCGTTCGAAGACGTCTTCCCGCCGCCGCAGGACCGGGCATGGGTGAGCCGGGTGGGCCTGGCGGGCTTGCCGGGGGGGCTGCGCCCGCGgcaccgctctcctgccttccagACCTTCTGCTGCGAGCGCAGCCGGGACCTCTACGAGTTCATTGTGGTGGAGCGGAGGAGCGGCGAGCGCGCCCGCAGCGTCCCCAGCGCCACCGGCGCCCCCGACGCCGCCGCCCCCGACGCTGTCACCCCCCACGAGCCCCACGGCACCGAGGCCGACAGGCGGCTGTCGAAGGACAGGGCGTACCAGAG gcagcaggagcggCGCATGGCCAGGCAGCTGGcggcgcgggcggcggggcccggcagGAGCCGGCCCGAGG GTCCGGGCCCGGCTGGCACCATCTCCTACCTGCTGTCCCAGGAGCCGCCGGCGCCGCGGGGCTGGACGCTGCTGCCCGGCGACGGAGCCGCCGAGCCcgcgcaggagctgcagcccgACAGCGTCACCTGCTGCGACTTCAGCCTCGTGGGAGGGAAG GTGGTGAAGAACGAACTGTTGGAAAAATACTACAAACATGGAGGGAAATTCCTCACCGTGCTTCCCGATGGAACAGCGCAGCTGTT CTATCCATCTGGGAACCTGGCCATCATCGTCGTGCGAGAGAAAAACCAGCTTATTTGCATAGTACAGGAAGACAAGCCGAGTAACGGTGAAATACAAGCGGTGTTCAGCTCCAGCGGCAGAAGTACCTGCTACCACCCGAACGGATCCGTGTG GGTTAACACGAGCGTGCAGGGGGGGCAGCACTTGGACCGAACAGGCGGCAGGGTGAGACGGTGGATGTGGCCACACAGCGTCACGTCcccaggaccccaggtcccGCTGAGCCCCACCTTCCTCTCCCTGAACCGGCACGTGGGCGTCCGGATCCTGGGCCAGGACAAGATCACCGTGTCCTTCCTCGCCATGGGCCAACAAGCAAAATTCAATGTGGGAACCAGAGTGCAG GTTGGCGACGGGGGCCGGCCGCCTCCCCCGGCCCAGCTGGGCGAAGAcgagctcctgctgctggccttcAGGGTGAGGATCCTGCGGCTCTTCGACAGGCTGCGGGGGTGCTTAAGCTTTCCTTCTAACGAGCAATGGGACAAAATCAAGCCTCCAGCCTACCTTATCACACAGACCTTAAAGATCTTACAGCTTTGCACAACTTCGGATGTAAGCGATGAGCTGCGCAGCTCGGTCAGGGCGATAGTAAATGCTCAAGTCTGA
- the ERICH6 gene encoding glutamate-rich protein 6 isoform X2, with amino-acid sequence MDAPEREMDTLGSAEPTAMQELPGVSVSMQTEASWLREHACGISSLSEEFSSLDVLCAMEFKEEFVTLFKKSLRTLPSVGLPTLLAYRPESLRGSVRTEAEEDAAPRCEFCGSPLRPFPPFEDVFPPPQDRAWVSRVGLAGLPGGLRPRHRSPAFQTFCCERSRDLYEFIVVERRSGERARSVPSATGAPDAAAPDAVTPHEPHGTEADRRLSKDRAYQRQQERRMARQLAARAAGPGRSRPEGPGPAGTISYLLSQEPPAPRGWTLLPGDGAAEPAQELQPDSVTCCDFSLVGGKVVKNELLEKYYKHGGKFLTVLPDGTAQLFYPSGNLAIIVVREKNQLICIVQEDKPSNGEIQAVFSSSGRSTCYHPNGSVWVNTSVQGGQHLDRTGGRVRRWMWPHSVTSPGPQVPLSPTFLSLNRHVGVRILGQDKITVSFLAMGQQAKFNVGTRVQVGDGGRPPPPAQLGEDELLLLAFRVRILRLFDRLRGCLSFPSNEQWDKIKPPAYLITQTLKILQLCTTSDVSDELRSSVRAIVNAQV; translated from the exons ATGGACGCGCCGGAGCG GGAAATGGACACACTGGGCAGCGCAGAGCCCACAGCGATGCAGGAGCTGCCCGGAGTTTCGGTGTCAATGCAGACAGAAGCGAGCTGGCTTCGGGAACACGCCTGCGGAATATCAT CCCTGTCAGAAGAGTTCAGCAGCTTAGATGTTCTGTGTGCGATGGAG TTCAAAGAAGAGTTTGTGACGCTGTTCAAGAAGTCGCTGCGCACGCTCCCGTCCGTCGGGCTCCCGACCCTCCTGGCCTACAGACCCGAGTCGTTGCGGGGCAGCGTACGGACTGAG GCAGAGGAGGACGCTGCCCCGCGGTGCGAGTTCTGCGGCAGCCCGCTGAGGCCGTTCCCCCCGTTCGAAGACGTCTTCCCGCCGCCGCAGGACCGGGCATGGGTGAGCCGGGTGGGCCTGGCGGGCTTGCCGGGGGGGCTGCGCCCGCGgcaccgctctcctgccttccagACCTTCTGCTGCGAGCGCAGCCGGGACCTCTACGAGTTCATTGTGGTGGAGCGGAGGAGCGGCGAGCGCGCCCGCAGCGTCCCCAGCGCCACCGGCGCCCCCGACGCCGCCGCCCCCGACGCTGTCACCCCCCACGAGCCCCACGGCACCGAGGCCGACAGGCGGCTGTCGAAGGACAGGGCGTACCAGAG gcagcaggagcggCGCATGGCCAGGCAGCTGGcggcgcgggcggcggggcccggcagGAGCCGGCCCGAGG GTCCGGGCCCGGCTGGCACCATCTCCTACCTGCTGTCCCAGGAGCCGCCGGCGCCGCGGGGCTGGACGCTGCTGCCCGGCGACGGAGCCGCCGAGCCcgcgcaggagctgcagcccgACAGCGTCACCTGCTGCGACTTCAGCCTCGTGGGAGGGAAG GTGGTGAAGAACGAACTGTTGGAAAAATACTACAAACATGGAGGGAAATTCCTCACCGTGCTTCCCGATGGAACAGCGCAGCTGTT CTATCCATCTGGGAACCTGGCCATCATCGTCGTGCGAGAGAAAAACCAGCTTATTTGCATAGTACAGGAAGACAAGCCGAGTAACGGTGAAATACAAGCGGTGTTCAGCTCCAGCGGCAGAAGTACCTGCTACCACCCGAACGGATCCGTGTG GGTTAACACGAGCGTGCAGGGGGGGCAGCACTTGGACCGAACAGGCGGCAGGGTGAGACGGTGGATGTGGCCACACAGCGTCACGTCcccaggaccccaggtcccGCTGAGCCCCACCTTCCTCTCCCTGAACCGGCACGTGGGCGTCCGGATCCTGGGCCAGGACAAGATCACCGTGTCCTTCCTCGCCATGGGCCAACAAGCAAAATTCAATGTGGGAACCAGAGTGCAG GTTGGCGACGGGGGCCGGCCGCCTCCCCCGGCCCAGCTGGGCGAAGAcgagctcctgctgctggccttcAGGGTGAGGATCCTGCGGCTCTTCGACAGGCTGCGGGGGTGCTTAAGCTTTCCTTCTAACGAGCAATGGGACAAAATCAAGCCTCCAGCCTACCTTATCACACAGACCTTAAAGATCTTACAGCTTTGCACAACTTCGGATGTAAGCGATGAGCTGCGCAGCTCGGTCAGGGCGATAGTAAATGCTCAAGTCTGA